The Fusobacterium necrophorum subsp. necrophorum genome includes the window GAAAAATCTTTTTCTTTTGCTATTAACTTCATTTCTGGAGCTGTTTGAGTTCTTATAACTGATTCTTTTATTTCAGTTAAATTTCTTCTTTCAGGGTCTCCTTTATCTTGGCTTTTATCGCCAACAATGATATTTTCTACTGTTTTTGTTACTGTTCCTTTTAAAGAGTCAACCTCTATTTTTGCAACTTCTACTTTTTGTTTAAATTCTTCTGGTTTTGCAATAGCTTTTACTAGGTTATCTTCTACATAAACATTTGTTGAACTAGAGCTATCTTTTGTTATTTCATTTGCTTTTGATAAATCTCTATTGATTGTATCTCCACTTGATTTTTCTATCTCAACATTATCTACAACTGTATTTCTTGCTATTCCTTCTTTTTCTGAATTAGAATAATTGAAGCCTGCTCCTGATGTTCCTACTGAACCACCAACTGTTTTTAATTTATCAGAATTTTCAAGATTTTTTCCTGTATAGTTTTCTATTGCAATCTTACCATTATCTGTTGTTCCTATTATAGAAGCTGTATTATCTACATTTCCTATTTTTAAATTAGAATCTTCTCCAATTATAAATGCAGTCTGATTATCAACAAAATTGCTGTCTCCCTTTGTTCTACTTGCGCTTATATTTCCAGTTGGTGTTCCTGTTAAGAAGTTTATTCCTAGATTTGTACCTTTGGTATCTCCTTTTGTTTTAGAAGTATTTTGCTTAGACTCAATATTCAAGTTCTCTATATTTCCTGTTACTTTTCCACCTGTTTGAGTAAAGCCTGAAAGTTGCATATTTTTTGTGTTATTATGAACTTCATTTACCTCTACAAAACTTCCATTTTGATAAACTGTTTCCTCTGTATTTAGCTTATTTTTTGAAGCATTTACATTCAATGAAATAGAAGGTTCACTATCTGTTATTCCTATACTTACACCTATTCCACTAGCACTACCTTTAGATTTGTAATAATGATTAAGTTCAACGGCTTCTTTTGTAATATTTTCAACATTGTTATATACAAATGTAGTATTTTGTGCTTGAGTTCCTTGATATTTTACATTCTTATTATCATTGTAAGTTATTTTTGCATTTTCATCAAGACCTGTAATGTTTGTTACAACAGCTTTTTCTGTATGAGATTTTGTTTTTTGTTTTGATTTACTATATCCAGCACTTCCACCTGCTTGTACATAGAAACTATTATTACTTGTAAATTTATTATCTTTTACATCTTTTGCTGTTGCTTGTTTTCCATCTTTTGTTTTAATATTAGAAGCCAAGCCATCAACAGTACCAGTCACAACATTTCCTACATTTACAAGTCCACCTAGCGCATCTCCATTTCCTATTTGCTCTAGTGCATTAGCTCCTTGTTTTATTCTTTCTAAGGCTGGTGAGCTTACATTTGCAGATATTCCAAAACTACTTTTTTTGTACTTGTTTTAACATCTCTTTCATCTTTTCTTGCGCCA containing:
- a CDS encoding hemagglutinin repeat-containing protein; this translates as MTGTVDGLASNIKTKDGKQATAKDVKDNKFTSNNSFYVQAGGSAGYSKSKQKTKSHTEKAVVTNITGLDENAKITYNDNKNVKYQGTQAQNTTFVYNNVENITKEAVELNHYYKSKGSASGIGVSIGITDSEPSISLNVNASKNKLNTEETVYQNGSFVEVNEVHNNTKNMQLSGFTQTGGKVTGNIENLNIESKQNTSKTKGDTKGTNLGINFLTGTPTGNISASRTKGDSNFVDNQTAFIIGEDSNLKIGNVDNTASIIGTTDNGKIAIENYTGKNLENSDKLKTVGGSVGTSGAGFNYSNSEKEGIARNTVVDNVEIEKSSGDTINRDLSKANEITKDSSSSTNVYVEDNLVKAIAKPEEFKQKVEVAKIEVDSLKGTVTKTVENIIVGDKSQDKGDPERRNLTEIKESVIRTQTAPEMKLIAKEKDFSSKEILEKLDIKAIEKFDINSSELPEGVKERKEELNAENKELVAFYDETTNKIFISKDIEDKAEIRALIAREWKISEDLKDKKGKSNDKGELRATVAGEIAYEEIKSRAKKGEVSEFNISQLNDAVMDKDTVVSSDKYGEIIEGFANISTASLKNSRTMSEINDNPSKIDEKTKIALKEEAEKLLEEFDENVDYMKKGWNRPEYIEAELPKLEKEILVEKDPLRKNLLEARKEYLERELNYSNVGKEFATGLVSGAAITAVITAAAM